The Mycolicibacterium boenickei genome has a segment encoding these proteins:
- a CDS encoding DUF6986 family protein: MRRRLSDAVLADVDRRLSAADAQLVNRYPGDDGRRQPVHTVYIPGNRYTATMPADWGSMALAAAREAGGLDAVAALVGASSGTDCAPETLAALVEDKLTTEPIEDLRIDFEDGYGTFDDATEDADVAQAIAALRIALDAGTSPPFVGTRFKCFEAGTRARGLRTLDMFVSGLVESGGLPDGLTLTLPKVTSVDQVEAMVVVASALEDANGLPAGRIRFEVQVETPQAILGADGRAPVAQFIHAGQGRVSSLHYGTYDYSASLGIAAAYQSMEHPAADHAKNVMQLAVAGTGVHMSDGSTNILPVGDPDNVAKAWKLHARLVRRHLERGIYQGWDMHPAQLVTRHLATYAFYRGAFAPAATRLRNYVHRLDSTVMDEPATARALANVIHRGSVCGALTADEIETATELSTSTVRDIALGRTTRSNQ; encoded by the coding sequence GTGAGACGACGCCTCAGCGATGCGGTGCTGGCCGACGTCGACCGCCGCCTCTCGGCCGCCGACGCACAATTGGTGAACCGATACCCCGGCGATGACGGCCGTCGGCAACCGGTACACACGGTCTACATCCCGGGCAACCGGTATACGGCGACGATGCCCGCCGACTGGGGATCCATGGCGCTCGCCGCCGCGAGAGAGGCGGGCGGGCTCGACGCGGTCGCTGCACTCGTAGGGGCGAGCAGCGGAACCGATTGTGCGCCCGAGACCCTCGCGGCCCTCGTCGAGGACAAGCTGACCACCGAGCCGATCGAAGACCTCCGGATCGACTTCGAGGACGGTTACGGCACTTTCGACGACGCGACCGAGGACGCTGACGTCGCACAGGCGATCGCCGCACTGCGGATCGCGCTGGACGCGGGCACCTCGCCGCCGTTCGTGGGCACCCGCTTCAAGTGCTTCGAGGCAGGCACCCGGGCGCGTGGGTTGCGCACGCTGGACATGTTCGTCAGCGGACTCGTCGAGTCCGGCGGCCTGCCCGACGGTCTCACCCTCACCCTCCCGAAGGTGACGTCCGTCGACCAGGTTGAGGCGATGGTCGTGGTCGCGAGCGCGCTCGAAGATGCGAACGGACTGCCGGCCGGCCGCATCCGCTTCGAAGTGCAGGTCGAGACACCGCAGGCGATCCTGGGCGCCGATGGCCGCGCACCCGTCGCCCAGTTCATCCACGCCGGCCAGGGCCGCGTCAGCTCGCTGCACTACGGGACCTACGACTACTCGGCGTCCCTCGGTATCGCCGCCGCCTACCAGTCGATGGAGCACCCGGCGGCAGACCACGCCAAGAACGTCATGCAGCTCGCCGTCGCAGGCACCGGTGTTCACATGTCCGACGGATCGACCAACATCCTCCCGGTCGGCGACCCCGACAACGTCGCCAAGGCCTGGAAGCTGCACGCGCGCCTGGTCCGGCGCCATCTGGAACGCGGCATCTACCAGGGCTGGGACATGCATCCCGCCCAACTCGTCACCCGACATCTGGCGACCTACGCGTTCTACCGTGGTGCCTTCGCGCCTGCCGCGACCCGCCTGCGCAACTATGTCCACCGGCTCGACTCGACCGTCATGGACGAGCCGGCCACCGCCCGCGCACTCGCCAACGTGATCCATCGCGGCAGCGTGTGCGGCGCCCTCACTGCCGACGAGATCGAGACCGCCACCGAGCTGTCCACATCTACCGTGCGCGACATCGCGCTCGGCCGCACAACCAGGAGCAATCAATGA
- a CDS encoding IclR family transcriptional regulator gives MAEKSGGVQSVERAFELMELIGRAGGECSLTELSAESPLPPPTIHRLLRTLVTIGYVRQLPNRRYALGPRLIRLGEVANRQLGAVAAPVLQSLVDELSETASLAVLDGDMVIYTGQVLPSNLTQTNSEVGKRVGLHTSGVGKAVLGELDDARILKLVTQSGLPAPTEKSASTLSAMFANVERVRVDGYAIDDEELEIGVRSVAMAVPGAPTPMAIGISGPAAHFSEELIARAVPALKKATSVISEALIGAREQ, from the coding sequence ATGGCGGAGAAGTCGGGCGGCGTCCAGTCGGTGGAGCGGGCGTTCGAGTTGATGGAATTGATCGGGCGTGCGGGCGGAGAGTGCTCGCTGACGGAGTTGTCGGCGGAGTCGCCACTGCCGCCGCCGACCATTCACCGTCTCCTGCGCACGCTGGTCACGATCGGCTACGTGCGCCAACTCCCCAATCGCCGCTACGCCCTGGGGCCGCGATTGATTCGGCTTGGTGAAGTGGCGAACCGCCAGTTGGGTGCGGTGGCCGCGCCGGTACTGCAGTCGTTGGTCGACGAACTGTCGGAGACGGCGAGTCTCGCGGTGCTCGACGGTGACATGGTGATCTACACCGGGCAGGTTCTGCCATCGAACCTGACGCAGACGAACAGCGAGGTCGGCAAACGCGTCGGTCTGCACACGTCCGGGGTGGGCAAGGCCGTCTTGGGTGAGCTGGATGATGCGCGCATCCTGAAACTGGTCACGCAGTCTGGGCTTCCCGCACCGACCGAGAAGAGCGCGTCCACCCTCTCCGCGATGTTCGCGAACGTCGAACGCGTGCGCGTCGACGGGTATGCCATCGACGACGAGGAGCTCGAGATCGGTGTTCGCTCCGTCGCGATGGCAGTGCCCGGCGCTCCGACCCCGATGGCGATCGGCATCTCAGGGCCCGCAGCTCATTTCAGTGAGGAATTGATCGCCCGAGCCGTTCCCGCACTCAAGAAGGCGACCAGCGTGATCTCGGAAGCTCTGATCGGGGCGAGGGAGCAGTAG
- a CDS encoding DUF4304 domain-containing protein: MGEGMAVGSLRRAYEAMVSADVGPFLRSRGFDVSGPSFERKRGPLYDVINFQGDRHNGTMSWHGFFVNVGIGSAEIDAACPGYERAGHPLKGSLLQRRWEHLVPDLPYEVRFAHGTDMREFAAALCGGFDLTLAEMERISTTEQLVRYAVENNLLIEYDKTCRYLAAIDDIDILTEYVTTLHNCFGHQSRWSIFDRNISTAVGCWAEVLREREILDP; encoded by the coding sequence ATGGGCGAGGGGATGGCCGTCGGATCATTGCGACGGGCTTACGAAGCGATGGTTTCCGCCGACGTCGGACCCTTCCTGCGGTCGCGTGGATTCGACGTGTCCGGCCCCAGCTTCGAGCGGAAACGGGGACCGCTCTATGACGTGATCAACTTTCAGGGCGACCGGCACAACGGGACCATGTCGTGGCATGGATTCTTCGTCAACGTGGGCATCGGATCGGCTGAGATCGATGCCGCGTGCCCCGGATACGAGCGAGCGGGGCATCCGCTCAAAGGTTCACTACTGCAACGTCGTTGGGAACATTTGGTACCTGATTTACCATACGAGGTGCGGTTCGCGCATGGCACCGACATGCGGGAGTTCGCCGCGGCTCTCTGCGGCGGTTTCGACCTGACTCTGGCTGAGATGGAACGGATAAGCACTACTGAGCAGTTAGTGCGATATGCAGTCGAGAACAACTTGCTCATCGAATACGACAAGACCTGCCGATACCTCGCCGCAATCGACGACATCGACATACTGACGGAATATGTCACGACGTTGCATAACTGCTTCGGGCATCAAAGCCGTTGGTCGATCTTCGACCGCAACATCAGCACGGCTGTTGGGTGCTGGGCGGAGGTACTGCGGGAGCGAGAAATTCTGGACCCGTAA
- the allB gene encoding allantoinase AllB — protein MTADAPEQSNRPDYDLVVRGERTLTTAGIVAREIGIRDGRVVAIEPLGSGLTGAEIVELTDDQVMIPGLVDTHVHVNEPGRTEWEGFDSATRAAAAGGVTTLIDMPLNSIPPTVNVEALNAKRAAASGKTHIDVGFWGGAIPGNTDDLRGLHDDGVFGFKCFLLHSGVDEFPHLDADEMEKDMAVLAGFDSMMIVHAEDSRAIDHAPSAEGDRYERFLASRPRGAENVAIAEVIERARWTGARAHILHLSSSDALPMLATAKRDGVKISVETCPHYLTLLAEEIPNGATAFKCCPPIREASNRELLWQGLLDGTIDCIVSDHSPSTIDLKDVENGDFGVAWGGVASLQLGLSLIWTEAKRRGIELTRVVEWMAAKPAALAGLNNKGKIALGYDADFAIFEPESAQVVDVHKLHHKNPISPYDGRALAGVVTSTWLRGKKIDFQTAQGRMLRRGGV, from the coding sequence ATGACCGCCGACGCCCCTGAACAGTCGAATCGACCCGATTACGACCTGGTGGTCCGCGGCGAACGCACCCTGACGACGGCAGGAATCGTCGCTCGCGAGATCGGCATCCGCGACGGTCGCGTCGTGGCGATCGAGCCGCTGGGGAGTGGCCTCACCGGCGCGGAGATCGTCGAACTCACCGACGACCAAGTGATGATCCCCGGCTTGGTCGATACGCACGTCCACGTCAACGAGCCGGGCCGCACCGAGTGGGAGGGGTTCGATTCCGCTACCCGCGCAGCGGCGGCCGGCGGTGTGACCACGCTGATCGACATGCCGCTCAACTCGATCCCGCCGACGGTCAATGTCGAAGCACTCAACGCCAAGCGGGCGGCGGCGTCGGGCAAGACGCACATCGACGTCGGTTTCTGGGGTGGCGCGATCCCCGGCAACACCGACGATCTGCGCGGCCTGCACGACGATGGCGTGTTCGGCTTCAAGTGCTTCCTGCTGCACTCCGGCGTCGACGAGTTCCCGCATCTGGACGCGGACGAGATGGAGAAGGACATGGCCGTGCTGGCCGGCTTCGACTCCATGATGATCGTGCACGCCGAGGACTCCCGCGCCATCGACCATGCCCCCTCGGCCGAGGGGGACCGGTACGAGCGGTTCCTGGCGTCGCGACCGCGCGGCGCCGAGAATGTGGCGATCGCCGAGGTCATCGAGCGCGCTCGGTGGACCGGTGCCCGCGCACATATCCTGCACCTGTCGTCCTCGGACGCACTGCCGATGCTCGCCACCGCGAAGCGCGACGGCGTCAAGATCTCCGTCGAAACGTGCCCGCACTACTTGACCCTGCTGGCCGAGGAGATCCCGAACGGCGCAACCGCATTCAAGTGCTGTCCGCCGATTCGTGAAGCGTCGAATCGGGAACTTCTGTGGCAGGGCCTGCTCGACGGCACGATCGACTGCATCGTGTCTGACCACTCACCGTCGACGATCGACCTGAAAGACGTCGAGAACGGTGACTTCGGGGTTGCTTGGGGCGGCGTCGCGTCGCTGCAGCTCGGCCTGTCGTTGATCTGGACCGAGGCCAAGCGTCGGGGGATAGAACTCACGCGGGTGGTCGAGTGGATGGCGGCCAAACCCGCCGCGCTCGCCGGCCTGAACAACAAGGGCAAGATCGCGCTCGGCTACGACGCTGATTTCGCGATCTTCGAGCCGGAGTCAGCGCAGGTCGTCGACGTACACAAGCTGCACCACAAGAACCCGATCAGCCCGTACGACGGACGTGCACTCGCCGGTGTCGTGACCAGTACCTGGTTGCGCGGCAAGAAGATTGACTTCCAGACCGCACAGGGTCGGATGCTGCGGCGCGGAGGCGTGTAG
- a CDS encoding aspartate/glutamate racemase family protein, with the protein MRILVANVNTTVSMTDAIAESARGVASPGTEIVGITPRFGADSCEGNFESYLAAIAVMDAITSYPDPFDAVIQAGYGEHGREGLQELLDVPVVDITEAAASTAMYLGHKYSVVTTLDRTVPLIEDRLKLAGLDARCASVRASGLGVLELESDPDRAVEAIVRQAREAVENDHAEVICLGCGGMAELEEKVKAATGVPIVDGVRSAVTIAEGLVRMGLSTSKVRTYATPREKKVIGWPFQL; encoded by the coding sequence ATGAGAATCCTCGTAGCCAACGTCAACACGACGGTCTCGATGACCGATGCGATCGCGGAGTCGGCGCGCGGTGTCGCGTCGCCGGGTACCGAGATCGTCGGTATCACACCGCGTTTCGGTGCGGACTCGTGCGAAGGAAACTTCGAGAGCTATCTCGCGGCCATCGCTGTCATGGACGCGATCACGTCGTACCCCGATCCGTTCGACGCGGTGATTCAGGCCGGATACGGCGAGCACGGCCGGGAAGGTCTGCAGGAGTTGCTCGACGTCCCGGTGGTTGACATCACCGAGGCGGCCGCGTCGACCGCGATGTATCTCGGGCACAAGTACTCGGTCGTCACCACGCTCGATCGCACCGTCCCGCTCATCGAAGACCGTCTCAAACTCGCCGGACTCGACGCACGATGCGCGTCGGTGCGGGCGTCCGGTCTCGGTGTGCTCGAACTCGAATCAGATCCCGACCGGGCGGTCGAGGCGATCGTCCGGCAGGCGCGAGAGGCAGTCGAGAACGATCACGCCGAAGTGATCTGTCTGGGCTGCGGCGGCATGGCCGAACTCGAAGAGAAGGTGAAGGCCGCGACCGGCGTCCCGATCGTCGACGGAGTCCGTTCGGCGGTCACCATCGCCGAAGGGCTGGTCCGGATGGGCCTGTCCACGTCGAAGGTGCGGACCTACGCGACTCCCCGCGAGAAGAAGGTCATCGGCTGGCCTTTTCAGCTGTAG
- a CDS encoding type II toxin-antitoxin system VapC family toxin, with product MLDTSTVILLGRLADPDELPNESVISAVTLAELSVGPHVAQTDAERSARQQHLQQAEADFEVLPFDAESARAFGGVAAALRTSGRKPAARAYDALIAASAVAHGVPLYTCSPADFSGIPQLDLRAVTRPDY from the coding sequence ATGCTCGACACGTCCACGGTGATTCTGCTCGGCCGCCTGGCGGATCCGGACGAGCTGCCAAACGAATCCGTGATCAGTGCGGTAACCCTCGCTGAGCTGTCCGTCGGGCCGCATGTGGCGCAGACGGATGCGGAACGTAGTGCGCGGCAGCAGCACCTGCAGCAGGCAGAGGCGGATTTCGAAGTCCTTCCGTTCGACGCCGAGAGTGCGCGGGCATTTGGGGGTGTCGCTGCAGCGTTGCGTACTTCGGGCCGCAAACCCGCCGCGCGGGCCTATGACGCGCTCATTGCGGCCAGCGCCGTCGCGCATGGTGTGCCGTTGTACACGTGCAGCCCAGCTGACTTTTCCGGGATACCTCAGCTGGACCTACGCGCGGTTACTCGCCCGGACTATTAG
- a CDS encoding LLM class F420-dependent oxidoreductase: protein MTRPVRVAVQIQPGGAPDYRTWRDAVLAADDLGTDVIFGYDHFHRPALEAIVDGKPILLDEQPDVANFEGWTALASWGEITSHAEIGLLVTGVGYRNPDLLADMARTVDHISGGRLILGLGAGWYEKDYTTYGYDFGTFGSRFDLFDESLIRIENRLAALIPPPVRKLPILIGGTGPKRSLPAVARHADIWHAFQELDAFRKSSDRVDELAATFGRNGADIERSTLWQDEDSADAFREAGVTLFQTELTADNGYDLTSLKQVLTWRDNG from the coding sequence ATGACCCGTCCCGTTCGCGTCGCCGTGCAGATCCAGCCCGGCGGTGCGCCCGACTACCGCACGTGGCGCGACGCCGTGCTGGCCGCCGACGACCTCGGCACCGACGTGATCTTCGGTTACGACCACTTCCACCGTCCAGCATTAGAGGCCATCGTCGACGGAAAACCCATCCTGCTCGACGAGCAACCCGACGTTGCCAACTTCGAGGGCTGGACCGCGCTCGCGTCGTGGGGTGAGATCACCTCGCATGCCGAGATCGGGCTCCTCGTCACCGGAGTCGGTTACCGCAACCCGGACCTGCTCGCCGACATGGCGCGCACGGTCGATCACATCAGCGGCGGCCGGCTCATCCTCGGCCTCGGCGCCGGATGGTACGAAAAGGATTACACCACCTACGGTTACGACTTCGGCACCTTCGGCTCCCGCTTCGATCTGTTCGACGAGAGCCTGATCCGTATCGAGAACCGGCTGGCTGCACTGATCCCGCCGCCCGTGCGCAAGCTGCCGATCCTCATCGGCGGCACCGGGCCCAAACGCTCGCTGCCCGCCGTTGCCCGGCACGCCGACATCTGGCACGCGTTCCAAGAGCTCGACGCGTTCCGCAAGTCCAGCGACCGCGTCGACGAGCTGGCGGCCACGTTCGGCCGCAACGGCGCCGACATCGAACGCTCGACGCTGTGGCAGGACGAGGACAGCGCCGATGCCTTCCGCGAAGCGGGCGTGACGTTGTTCCAGACCGAACTCACCGCCGACAACGGGTACGACCTCACGTCCCTCAAGCAGGTGCTCACGTGGCGGGACAACGGGTGA
- a CDS encoding YaeQ family protein — protein MALSSTVFKVELGISDVDHGYYADHALTVARHPSETDERMVVRLLAFGLRAHRLSDVDGELAFGAGLSTPGVPDLRLADYTGRILEWINVGQPDERVLSKAASQSDQVLLFPFAAGVATWWRTVGPKVAGLPNLSVVQIPHAPVQQLAQTVDRRVSAQVMVIEGQVTMTVGGVDVTFTPEPLQ, from the coding sequence GTGGCCCTTTCTTCAACGGTATTCAAAGTCGAACTTGGCATCTCCGATGTCGATCACGGTTATTACGCCGATCACGCGCTGACCGTGGCCCGTCATCCCAGTGAGACCGATGAGCGGATGGTGGTGCGGTTGTTGGCGTTCGGGCTGCGCGCACACCGACTCAGCGACGTCGACGGTGAGTTGGCGTTCGGGGCGGGTCTGTCCACCCCTGGCGTGCCGGACTTGCGGCTCGCGGACTACACCGGCCGGATCCTGGAGTGGATCAACGTCGGCCAGCCTGACGAACGCGTCTTGAGCAAGGCAGCCAGCCAGTCCGACCAGGTGCTGCTGTTCCCGTTCGCCGCCGGTGTGGCCACCTGGTGGCGCACCGTCGGCCCCAAAGTGGCGGGGCTGCCGAACCTGTCGGTGGTGCAGATACCGCACGCGCCGGTGCAGCAACTGGCCCAGACTGTCGATCGACGGGTCTCGGCGCAGGTGATGGTGATCGAAGGTCAGGTGACGATGACCGTGGGCGGAGTCGACGTCACCTTCACGCCCGAGCCATTGCAGTGA
- a CDS encoding type II toxin-antitoxin system Phd/YefM family antitoxin, with amino-acid sequence MTEVVTVRDLRNHGGEVLRRVERGERIVVTRDGTAVAELSPLPRRSVSPTELIRRRRNLPRVDVETLRSDVDSVMDPAL; translated from the coding sequence ATGACCGAGGTAGTGACAGTTCGCGACCTACGCAACCACGGTGGGGAAGTGCTGCGCAGGGTGGAACGGGGTGAGCGGATCGTGGTGACGCGTGATGGCACGGCGGTGGCCGAGCTGAGCCCGTTACCGCGTCGTAGTGTCAGTCCGACTGAACTGATTCGCCGTCGCCGAAACCTGCCGCGCGTGGACGTGGAGACGTTGCGTTCAGATGTGGACAGCGTGATGGACCCAGCGTTGTGA
- a CDS encoding NCS1 family nucleobase:cation symporter-1 — translation MSTESTGLIDDSNRDDVTPFAHVSPHLYNADLAPTKREGRRWSAYNIFTLWANDVHSLGNYSFAIGLFALGLGGWQILVALGLGGAFLFLLLSLSGFMGEKTGVPFPVMSRIAFGIRGAQIPAIIRGAVAIAWFGIQTYLASVVLRILIVALTPSAQTLDSNRFLGLSTLGWISFVALWVIQVVIVSYGMEMIRKYEAFAGPVILITMVALAAWMLNNADWSIAWTTPDSLTGLDMWLKIVGGASLWVAIYGTFVLNFCDFTRNAKSKRAIVKGNFWGIPLNMLVFGGIVITLAGAQFRIDGRIIESPADIVKEVPNTLLLVLAALALLILTIAVNLMANFVAPIYALNNLFPKHLNFRRAALISAVIGLVILPWNLYNAPAVINYFLGGLGAILGPLFGIIMADYWLVRRSNINVLALFTTDADGEYHYAKGVNVRAVVALVITAVVALLLAFVPAFKAVSEFSWFIGAGLGAIVYLVVADRRGPFNDVSGEPIAVASTH, via the coding sequence ATGAGTACAGAGTCCACCGGGCTGATCGACGACTCCAATCGAGACGATGTAACCCCATTCGCCCACGTGAGTCCGCATCTGTACAACGCCGATCTCGCGCCCACCAAGCGCGAAGGCCGACGGTGGAGCGCGTACAACATCTTCACGTTGTGGGCCAACGACGTACACAGCCTGGGCAACTACTCGTTCGCGATCGGACTGTTCGCCCTCGGCCTCGGTGGGTGGCAGATCCTGGTGGCGCTGGGACTCGGCGGCGCCTTCCTCTTCTTACTGCTCAGCCTGTCCGGGTTCATGGGAGAAAAGACCGGCGTCCCGTTCCCGGTGATGAGCCGCATCGCCTTCGGTATCCGCGGCGCGCAGATCCCCGCCATCATCCGTGGCGCGGTCGCGATCGCATGGTTCGGCATCCAGACCTACCTGGCGTCCGTGGTGCTGCGCATCTTGATCGTCGCGCTCACGCCGTCGGCCCAGACCCTCGACTCCAACCGCTTCCTTGGCTTGTCGACGCTCGGCTGGATCTCGTTCGTCGCGCTGTGGGTGATCCAGGTGGTCATCGTCAGTTACGGCATGGAAATGATCCGCAAGTACGAGGCGTTCGCCGGTCCGGTCATCCTGATCACGATGGTCGCGCTTGCGGCCTGGATGCTCAACAACGCCGACTGGTCCATCGCGTGGACCACACCCGATTCGCTGACCGGCCTCGACATGTGGCTGAAGATCGTCGGCGGCGCCAGCCTGTGGGTCGCGATCTACGGCACGTTCGTCCTCAACTTCTGCGACTTCACGCGAAACGCGAAGTCGAAGCGGGCGATCGTGAAGGGCAACTTCTGGGGTATCCCGCTCAACATGCTGGTGTTCGGCGGCATCGTCATCACTCTGGCCGGCGCTCAGTTCCGCATCGACGGACGCATCATCGAATCGCCCGCCGACATCGTCAAGGAAGTGCCGAACACCCTGCTGCTGGTGCTTGCGGCACTCGCGCTGCTCATCCTGACCATCGCGGTGAACCTGATGGCGAACTTCGTTGCTCCGATCTACGCGCTCAACAACCTCTTCCCGAAGCACCTGAACTTCCGTCGCGCAGCACTCATCTCGGCTGTCATCGGCCTGGTGATCCTGCCGTGGAACCTGTACAACGCGCCTGCCGTCATCAACTACTTCCTCGGTGGACTCGGTGCCATCCTCGGGCCGCTGTTCGGCATCATCATGGCCGACTACTGGCTGGTGCGTCGCTCCAACATCAACGTGCTGGCCCTGTTCACCACCGACGCCGACGGCGAGTACCACTACGCGAAAGGCGTCAACGTGCGCGCCGTGGTCGCCCTCGTCATCACGGCGGTAGTGGCCCTCCTGCTGGCGTTCGTTCCGGCGTTCAAAGCTGTCTCGGAGTTCTCCTGGTTCATCGGCGCAGGGCTCGGTGCGATCGTGTACTTGGTAGTCGCAGACCGCCGAGGTCCGTTCAACGATGTCTCCGGCGAGCCGATCGCCGTGGCCAGCACGCACTAG
- a CDS encoding serine hydrolase domain-containing protein: MSSSAAGHADPAFAEVKAVFEAGLADGDDLGAAVAVFVDGRAVVDLWGGIADRRTGRPWTRDTACPTFSCTKGVTATAALMVAQQRGHGADEPVSTWWPEFAQHGKHDTTLGDLMAHRAGLPVLERPVSAADAADPAAMADLLAGQSPLWQPGTEHGYHALTFGWLVGEYVRRHTGMTVGEFTRRHLGDQLLIGASGAAVREAARVSSPPPEQRAWTAENAPPIPDDTVAEMVAAFADSESLFIRASSNPVASYSDPEVLAGGWPASGLVTTARDLAKFYCDLIGGALIAEDPLREAITERVRGQDRVLRLESAFGLGYMLPSQNFVVPEPAQRTVFGHPGAGGSVGLADLEHKLAFAFVPNLRRDWLAGDRRAYRLIAAVYDAL, translated from the coding sequence ATGTCCAGTTCGGCAGCGGGACACGCCGACCCCGCGTTCGCGGAAGTGAAAGCCGTCTTTGAAGCAGGTTTAGCCGACGGCGACGACCTCGGCGCCGCGGTAGCGGTATTCGTCGACGGCCGTGCGGTGGTGGATCTGTGGGGAGGTATCGCCGACAGACGGACCGGGCGTCCGTGGACGCGCGACACCGCGTGTCCGACCTTCTCCTGCACCAAGGGCGTGACAGCGACCGCGGCACTCATGGTCGCCCAGCAACGCGGCCACGGCGCCGACGAACCGGTGAGCACCTGGTGGCCGGAATTCGCACAACACGGCAAACACGACACCACACTGGGCGACCTGATGGCCCACCGCGCCGGCCTGCCCGTGTTGGAACGCCCGGTTTCGGCGGCCGATGCCGCGGATCCCGCGGCCATGGCCGACTTGTTGGCGGGCCAATCCCCGCTCTGGCAGCCCGGGACCGAACATGGTTATCACGCTTTGACATTCGGATGGCTGGTCGGCGAATACGTGCGCCGCCACACCGGTATGACAGTCGGCGAGTTCACCCGGCGCCACTTGGGCGATCAGCTGCTCATCGGCGCTTCCGGCGCGGCAGTGCGCGAAGCTGCCCGCGTCAGTTCGCCACCTCCCGAGCAGCGTGCCTGGACCGCCGAGAACGCGCCGCCGATACCCGACGACACAGTCGCCGAGATGGTGGCCGCGTTCGCCGACTCAGAATCGCTGTTCATCCGGGCATCGTCGAATCCCGTTGCTTCCTATAGTGATCCAGAGGTATTGGCGGGCGGCTGGCCCGCGTCCGGCCTGGTCACCACCGCTCGTGATCTGGCCAAATTCTATTGCGACCTGATCGGCGGAGCGCTGATCGCAGAGGATCCTCTGCGGGAGGCGATCACCGAACGCGTACGCGGCCAAGACCGGGTGCTGCGCTTGGAAAGCGCATTCGGGCTCGGCTACATGCTGCCGTCGCAGAACTTCGTGGTGCCCGAACCTGCACAACGGACTGTTTTCGGCCACCCGGGGGCCGGTGGCTCGGTGGGACTGGCAGATCTCGAACACAAGCTCGCCTTCGCCTTCGTGCCCAATCTGCGCCGCGACTGGCTGGCCGGCGATCGCCGCGCCTATCGGCTCATCGCCGCGGTGTACGACGCGCTCTGA
- a CDS encoding bifunctional allantoicase/(S)-ureidoglycine aminohydrolase, giving the protein MTTASYYTPRGGLPPQTDLLTDRAIVTEAYTVIPRGVLSDIVTSVFPEWTDTRAWIINRPVAGGATTYYQAIVEVKPGGGAQRPEPQPEVQSFLFVTSGALTVDAAGQSQTLTEGGFAYLPAGTDWSAHNNGDVDATFVWIRKRYEAIEGHPVSVKFGNEQDIEPSAMPGTDGKWRTTRMLDPQDLGYDMHVNIVTFEPGATIPFAETHVMEHGLLMLEGKAVYHLNGDWVEVQEGDFLSLRAFCPQACYAGGPSNFRYLLYKDVNRQIML; this is encoded by the coding sequence ATGACGACTGCGTCGTACTACACGCCTCGCGGCGGCCTGCCCCCGCAGACCGATCTGCTGACCGACCGCGCCATCGTCACCGAGGCCTACACGGTGATCCCGCGCGGCGTCCTCTCGGACATCGTCACCTCGGTGTTCCCGGAGTGGACCGATACGCGCGCATGGATCATCAATCGGCCGGTCGCCGGTGGTGCGACGACGTATTACCAGGCGATCGTCGAGGTCAAGCCGGGCGGCGGGGCGCAGCGACCCGAGCCGCAACCCGAGGTCCAGAGCTTCCTGTTCGTCACCTCCGGTGCACTCACCGTCGACGCGGCGGGCCAGTCGCAGACCCTCACCGAGGGCGGCTTTGCCTACCTTCCCGCGGGCACCGACTGGTCGGCCCACAACAACGGCGACGTCGACGCCACGTTCGTGTGGATCCGCAAGCGCTATGAGGCCATCGAGGGCCACCCGGTATCGGTCAAGTTCGGCAACGAGCAGGACATCGAACCGTCGGCCATGCCGGGGACCGACGGCAAATGGCGCACGACACGCATGCTCGACCCGCAGGACCTCGGGTACGACATGCACGTCAACATCGTCACCTTCGAACCCGGCGCGACCATTCCGTTTGCCGAGACCCACGTGATGGAACACGGCCTCCTGATGCTCGAGGGCAAGGCCGTCTATCACCTCAACGGAGACTGGGTGGAAGTTCAAGAGGGCGACTTCCTCTCGCTGCGCGCCTTCTGCCCGCAGGCGTGCTACGCCGGCGGGCCGTCGAACTTCCGTTACCTGCTGTACAAGGACGTCAACCGCCAGATCATGCTCTGA